The proteins below are encoded in one region of Callospermophilus lateralis isolate mCalLat2 chromosome 9, mCalLat2.hap1, whole genome shotgun sequence:
- the Tmem177 gene encoding transmembrane protein 177 isoform X1: MSPRSGQPQSRLSAVAALMAGPLWRVSAFIQRHRTALLVGSCTGLFGAQISYHLFPDPVVQWLYQYWPQGQPAPLSSELQSLFQEVLQDMGVPSGHCYKPFTTFTFQPVSGGFPRLPAGAVIGIPASFLGGPVTNTDHPVVVHGQRVDWQTPAGTRLRDALTLSRDAQKFALAREVVYLETSAAALQALPAPACLAGTWALSVGAKHALGLYGSPMNIRAAFNLVAAVAGFVAYAFSADSLTHALEGWLDRRTASLSTAYARGGVEFYEKVLSGNLALRSLLGRRGEKLYTPSGNIVPRHWFRIKHLPYTTRRDSVLQIWKVAPNPDRS, from the exons ATGTCGCCGCGTTCTGGGCAGCCGCAGAGCAG GTTGTCAGCAGTGGCAGCACTCATGGCTGGTCCCCTGTGGCGGGTCTCAGCCTTCATACAGAGACACAGGACAGCCCTTTTGGTGGGTTCCTGCACAGGCCTGTTTGGAGCTCAAATCTCGTACCACCTCTTCCCGGATCCCGTGGTCCAGTGGCTTTACCAGTACTGGCCCCAGGGCCAACCTGCCCCACTCTCTTCAGAACTACAAAGCCTCTTCCAAGAGGTCCTGCAGGATATGGGCGTCCCTTCTGGCCACTGCTACAAGCCCTTCACCACCTTTACCTTCCAGCCTGTGAGTGGCGGCTTCCCAAGACTCCCTGCCGGGGCTGTCATAGGCATCCCTGCCAGCTTCCTTGGTGGCCCAGTAACCAACACTGATCATCCTGTGGTCGTACATGGGCAAAGAGTAGACTGGCAGACCCCAGCAGGCACCCGTCTAAGAGATGCCCTCACCCTCTCCCGTGACGCCCAGAAGTTTGCCTTAGCCAGAGAGGTGGTATACCTGGAGACTAGTGCAGCTGCCCTGCAGGCCCTGCCAGCCCCAGCTTGCCTGGCAGGAACCTGGGCACTGAGTGTGGGTGCCAAGCATGCACTAGGGCTCTATGGAAGCCCCATGAACATACGAGCTGCCTTCAACTTGGTGGCAGCAGTGGCAGGCTTCGTGGCCTATGCCTTCTCCGCAGACTCTCTTACTCATGCCCTGGAAGGTTGGCTGGACCGCCGCACCGCCTCCCTGTCTACAGCCTACGCCCGAGGTGGAGTGGAATTCTATGAGAAGGTTCTATCAGGCAACCTGGCCCTGCGCAGTCTCTTGGGCAGGCGCGGGGAGAAGCTGTATACACCCAGTGGGAACATTGTCCCCAGACACTGGTTCCGCATCAAGCATTTACCCTACACAACCCGCCGGGACTCTGTACTGCAGATATGGAAGGTAGCACCCAACCCAGACCGCTCCTGA
- the Tmem177 gene encoding transmembrane protein 177 isoform X2, whose amino-acid sequence MAGPLWRVSAFIQRHRTALLVGSCTGLFGAQISYHLFPDPVVQWLYQYWPQGQPAPLSSELQSLFQEVLQDMGVPSGHCYKPFTTFTFQPVSGGFPRLPAGAVIGIPASFLGGPVTNTDHPVVVHGQRVDWQTPAGTRLRDALTLSRDAQKFALAREVVYLETSAAALQALPAPACLAGTWALSVGAKHALGLYGSPMNIRAAFNLVAAVAGFVAYAFSADSLTHALEGWLDRRTASLSTAYARGGVEFYEKVLSGNLALRSLLGRRGEKLYTPSGNIVPRHWFRIKHLPYTTRRDSVLQIWKVAPNPDRS is encoded by the coding sequence ATGGCTGGTCCCCTGTGGCGGGTCTCAGCCTTCATACAGAGACACAGGACAGCCCTTTTGGTGGGTTCCTGCACAGGCCTGTTTGGAGCTCAAATCTCGTACCACCTCTTCCCGGATCCCGTGGTCCAGTGGCTTTACCAGTACTGGCCCCAGGGCCAACCTGCCCCACTCTCTTCAGAACTACAAAGCCTCTTCCAAGAGGTCCTGCAGGATATGGGCGTCCCTTCTGGCCACTGCTACAAGCCCTTCACCACCTTTACCTTCCAGCCTGTGAGTGGCGGCTTCCCAAGACTCCCTGCCGGGGCTGTCATAGGCATCCCTGCCAGCTTCCTTGGTGGCCCAGTAACCAACACTGATCATCCTGTGGTCGTACATGGGCAAAGAGTAGACTGGCAGACCCCAGCAGGCACCCGTCTAAGAGATGCCCTCACCCTCTCCCGTGACGCCCAGAAGTTTGCCTTAGCCAGAGAGGTGGTATACCTGGAGACTAGTGCAGCTGCCCTGCAGGCCCTGCCAGCCCCAGCTTGCCTGGCAGGAACCTGGGCACTGAGTGTGGGTGCCAAGCATGCACTAGGGCTCTATGGAAGCCCCATGAACATACGAGCTGCCTTCAACTTGGTGGCAGCAGTGGCAGGCTTCGTGGCCTATGCCTTCTCCGCAGACTCTCTTACTCATGCCCTGGAAGGTTGGCTGGACCGCCGCACCGCCTCCCTGTCTACAGCCTACGCCCGAGGTGGAGTGGAATTCTATGAGAAGGTTCTATCAGGCAACCTGGCCCTGCGCAGTCTCTTGGGCAGGCGCGGGGAGAAGCTGTATACACCCAGTGGGAACATTGTCCCCAGACACTGGTTCCGCATCAAGCATTTACCCTACACAACCCGCCGGGACTCTGTACTGCAGATATGGAAGGTAGCACCCAACCCAGACCGCTCCTGA